In Coffea eugenioides isolate CCC68of chromosome 4, Ceug_1.0, whole genome shotgun sequence, the genomic stretch GTTGTTGGCCATGCTTACTTCGTCTTCCGCTGACTCGTTTGCAGCAAATAAGTGCCCTTCTTTTTGCCTCTTGGTCTCTTGCCTCCGCCTACGCgctgccttctcaacctcaggatcgtatactaattcacctgtgcgagaagaacggggcataaacCAGCAAAAGTACCAAGAagaatagaataaaataaaaataaaacaaaaactgaatttgaaaagaaataaataatccaaacaccagctccccggcaacggcgccaaaaattgacaggtgccgaacctgtacaataataattactaaaaagtcctaattaccacctcaattaaataattatagaacaaatccaagtactggagcagggaccctaggtgtgcaatgggttacttgattcaccctgttcccgaagagtttgcttgatccgatataccgggTTTGTCTATAAGAATACtaattttgcgtacaatggcaagtagggtcgattccacagggagcaggtaggaaattatttctttccaaattagtagaacgaaattgggggattttcaatgggaggcaaacaaaaataaaataaaataaaacaaacaaaattcaaaactaactcacaaagcacaattcactaaaaatagcaattaataaaagttctacccaaaggatcaactgctcaggcacggtccaattaaatgctcatcgatgcaaagatatttcatccatttttcactaggttggttatagttatcaataagctctgacaaccagttcttccttaccttttcgacagtcaaggtacgaccattgactgcttccctaaccagataacaaccctaggtacgaccataggaatttaattacccaattgcattaaagttagaagaacccaaccctaaccaataaacacgctaagagggtttatttaagctagatcctgcgtttccccatcataaaaccaattatggtggttgccacggggtgctaactaaatgaacaattacggattctatttaattaacgtggcagtaggctattaagttaaatcaaatacccggccgttgatattcaatcaataaaatacccatgaacaattaattcaggaaacgcacgaatagcaattaATTGGAGGAAATAATAAAGATTcggttagatctcacagatattatggaccgcgccttcgcgtcaacctttgggtagaggaggaaattagccgctcctcatcgtgtcaatcccgcgTAAATTAATTGAATACATTCAATTGTTTGCCGAAGAATTGGAAAATCACAAGAGTAACCTCACGGAATTTTGAAGAGTCAAAGGCAAAACGTAAAAAGGGTCTCCGTTCTACGGAGCCCAGATGCAATCCGCGAGAATGTTCAATGCCTGGCCGCCAGCCGCAGGCgaacaaaagtaaaagaaacaGAACAGAAGCAAGCGTCTGACAAGGAgtcgaaaaaaagaaaattaaagctAAGGCTAAAAAGTTCATCCTTTTCCAATCTCGCTTTGTCCTCTTTATATAGCCGCCGCGATTCAAGTCAAAAAGCAGAGACGTCTGGAGCAATTTCAGCTAATCGAAGCTATTTCCTTTGAAGTTTTAATCCAATGCTTCGGGTTCACGTGGACCACGGTCCGGCTTTCGGTTTCGTCCTCCTtctaaggcgtggccacgctcTGAAATGaaaagtcttctggaaatttttccccGCGATATCTTTTTTGATGCcaaccacctacaattcacacaaatgTCAAATATGAGTGAAATCCCCTTTCTTAGCACcatgaatagccaaaattaggacaagatGACAGTGCAAAACGTGCCAAATAACGGCTCTATCAGTACACATATTGCTTGTGTCCATATTGATTGGTATTTTGAAGCGCGAATGCGCTGTTCGTCCTCCAGGAAGTATTGATGCTGCAACTTCGCTTGATGCTGTAGCCAATGCTATGAAACCTCTGGATCTGATATCAGCTAATAGAGCTTTGTATAAAAATGTTTTGCCAGTCCCTCCTGGTCCGTCTAAGAAGAAAGATCCTTTGTGATTGTTGTATACATGAGCTGTAATTATATCAAATGCAAGTTTCTGTTCCATATTTAGCCGACTAATGGATGCAATATCTTCATCTGAGATAATAATCTGAGTTTCACTCATAGTATCTCTTGTTTCTCTGTCTGCTGGATTCAACCTCAGAATTCGTGGAACTAAGTCGTAACTATTGCTATTCTTGCCCATTGATTGTAAGAACTTACTTATTTCATGAAGCACATTTAGTTGTATCTGATCACTTTGCAAATGAGGCTGATGATAAAAATCTTCGGATAAAGattcttcaaaattttcccaAAGCTGTCTAGGATTTGCTGGCGGAAAATGTACTAATATTGTGGCAAAAAGTCTTCTGAAAGTGTGAGGCATATGATAGAGTGCTGCTTCTTCGAGGCATTGTTGCTGTGCATTGTTCGATTCAAAATATCCCCTGAGTATTGCTGCTTCTTGAAGGCTATTTGCGTATTTATTGTCTATCATTTTGAGATCATCAAATGAAGTTGGTCCTTTAACATTGATTAAGAGTAGCCGCAGAAAATAACGCTCTCCTTCATTTGGATTTGCTGCAACAATTCTTCCAATACAGTCTTTCTGTTTCCTTGCCGACCAATACTTCTTATCTGGATGCCAAACGAAATGTTGAGGAAACTCCTTGTATGTGCATTTTAAAGCTTTTGCTAAATCATCTgttgcattcatatagaaaAACTCTGTTAACATGGTCCTTTTCTTGAACTGATTTTTCAATAAATCTCTGATGTCTTCATTGTCCTTGAAGCTCATGGATTGATAATTCTGTAAGTGTAACTGTAAATTCATAACCGAAGGATGCATTTCATTGAGAGTAAATCTGTATATGCGCCACATAGCTTCAATACCAGATACCCATCTTGCTGTCTGATATTCTTTGATTTC encodes the following:
- the LOC113769103 gene encoding uncharacterized protein LOC113769103, yielding MREYYAYKFQIRKEYSPNILNAGRLLQQFAVDMYVKLETQRLDFYRSKQLLIQREQLQGLMDSVIQGQSQGSKVGQRVLLPASFIGGPRDMKKRYMNAMALVQKFGRPDLFLTMTCNPSWPEIKENMLPTDETQNRIDLCARVFQAKLEMLKEELFKKEIFGQVAAYTYVIEFQKRGLPHAHFLIILKPNSKLYSLDSYDQIVSAELPDEGTHKHLFKMVRKHMMHGPCGSKNPNNVCMQGKKVRFCKNKYPKQWADSTTHGQNAYPIYRRRNDGKIVHVRGQELDNRWVVPHNPYLLAKFNCHINVEICSTIKVVKYMFKYIFKGHDKIHFRVNSDTSEQCIDEIKEYQTARWVSGIEAMWRIYRFTLNEMHPSVMNLQLHLQNYQSMSFKDNEDIRDLLKNQFKKRTMLTEFFYMNATDDLAKALKCTYKEFPQHFVWHPDKKYWSARKQKDCIGRIVAANPNEGERYFLRLLLINVKGPTSFDDLKMIDNKYANSLQEAAILRGYFESNNAQQQCLEEAALYHMPHTFRRLFATILVHFPPANPRQLWENFEESLSEDFYHQPHLQSDQIQLNVLHEISKFLQSMGKNSNSYDLVPRILRLNPADRETRDTMSETQIIISDEDIASISRLNMEQKLAFDIITAHVYNNHKGSFFLDGPGGTGKTFLYKALLADIRSRGFIALATASSEVAASILPGGRTAHSRFKIPINMDTSNMCTDRAVIWHVLHCHLVLILAIHGAKKGDFTHI